A DNA window from Pungitius pungitius chromosome 1, fPunPun2.1, whole genome shotgun sequence contains the following coding sequences:
- the tmem115 gene encoding transmembrane protein 115: MNRYLPVARQHFLAALASTSVVVKSISAVVVLIYLLSWAVDARYALGVTPGYLFPPNFWVWTLVTHGVVEQHVWGVAANVGTMMACGRLLEPLWGALELLIFFAVVNVSAGLLAGLSYLLTYVATFDLDYLFAVRVHGAAGFLGGVLVALKQTTGDTTVLRVPQVRLKAAPALVLLLLALLRLSGMLDTSADLAAYSYGALSGWVYLRFYQRHSRGRGDMSDHFAFASFFPEALQPAVGLLAGLVHAALVKVKVCRKMVKRYDVGAPSSITISLPGTDPQDAERRRQLALKALNERLKRVEDTSAWPSMDDEEDEDELRTDTQPLLPGPSAGPGGASLSSSASSSSVSQSGGGPSGGGAQHPESSIISFEDAPSRS; encoded by the exons ATGAATCGATACCTGCCGGTGGCGCGGCAGCACTTTCTGGCCGCCCTCGCCAGCACCAGCGTGGTGGTGAAGAGCATTAGCGCCGTGGTGGTGCTCATCTACCTGTTGTCGTGGGCCGTGGACGCCCGGTACGCTTTGGGCGTGACCCCGGGCTACCTCTTTCCGCCTAACTTCTGGGTGTGGACGCTGGTGACCCACGGGGTGGTGGAGCAGCACGTCTGGGGTGTGGCGGCCAACGTGGGCACGATGATGGCCTGCGGCCGTCTTCTGGAGCCTCTGTGGGGCGCTCTGGAGCTCCTGATCTTCTTCGCGGTGGTGAACGTCTCCGCGGGCCTCCTGGCGGGCCTCTCCTACCTGCTCACCTACGTGGCCACCTTCGACCTGGACTACCTGTTTGCGGTTCGCGTCCACGGAGCGGCCGGGTTCCTGGGGGGCGTCCTGGTGGCGCTGAAGCAGACCACGGGGGACACCACGGTGCTCAGGGTGCCGCAG GTGAGACTGAAAGCAGCACCGGctttggtcctcctcctcctggccttGCTGCGTCTGTCGGGGATGCTCGACACCTCTGCTGACCTGGCGGCATACAGCTACGGCGCCCTCTCCGGCTGGGTCTACCTGCGCTTCTACCAGAGGCACAGCCGGGGCCGCGGGGACATGTCGGACCACTTTGCCTTTGCTAGTTTCTTCCCTGAGGCGCTGCAGCCGGCTGTGGGGCTGCTGGCGGGGCTGGTCCACGCCGCCCTGGTGAAGGTGAAGGTGTGCAGGAAGATGGTGAAGAGGTACGACGTAGGGGCTCCGTCCTCCATCACGATCAGCCTGCCAGGAACCGACCCCCAAgacgcagagaggaggag ACAACTGGCCCTCAAGGCTCTGAACGAGCGCTTGAAGCGCGTGGAGGACACGTCGGCCTGGCCCAGCatggacgacgaggaggacgaggacgagctgCGGACCGACACACAGCCGCTCCTCCCGGGGCCGTCGGCGGGGCCCGGcggcgcctctctctcctcctccgcctcctcgtcctccgtcTCGCAGAGCGGCGGAGGGCCGTCCGGGGGCGGAGCGCAACACCCGGAGTCCAGCATCATCAGCTTCGAGGACGCCCCGTCCAGATCGTAA